The genome window TAGAATTGGGACTTTGGCAAGGTAGTTATCAAAATCAAACCATGCTTTGGCTGCGGTGGTGGGACGAGGAAGGTAATTTGCTGTCGATCGGGGATGAAAGAGCTCAATTAGAGAGATTGCGAGGGGAACAACAGCGGGAAAGGGCCGAGAGTGCAGAACAGGCACGACAAGCTGAATTTCAGGCAAGAAGGGATGCAATTCCCCGGTTGTTGGGAATGGGTTTGAGTGTCGAACAAGTGGCGGAGGCGTTAAGTTTATCCGTGGAGGAAGTGACGGATAATGCTGGCGGGTGAGATAGTGAGAGAGAATTGGGGAAAAGGGCGATCGCTATCAATAAACTTTTTCAGGGAAACCGATGTTGAGCAATGACATTACCCCTTTAGCTTATCAAATGGCTAGCTGCTTGCACAAACGGCACTGGTGCAAATAATAAATCACAAATAGTGGAAACACATTCACACAAAGAGGGGTATAGCTATGTCGGATAAATTTCCCCACCCACCAAATCCTCGCCTAAAAATGCTGATCGTTGAGGATGGAACGGCTTGTAGTATTGACTTGCTTTACCGCCAGTTCCGTCGCAAATATCAAGTATTCAGGGCAGAATCAGGTCCCGCCGCCCTAGAAATCTTGGCAAGGGAAGGAGAAGTTGCCGTCATTATCTGCGATGAGCCGACGCCCCAAATGAGCGTGACTGAGTTCCTCCGTCTGACGGCGGTACAGTACCCCGATACGAGCCAAATTATGTTAATTAGTTATACGGAACATTTCTTTGAAGCTATTGAGGCTGGCCAACTATGCCATTACATTCCTAAGCCTTGGAATCCCGAAGAGCTTAACGTTTTCGTCAGTAGACTGGTTGATACTTACACTCTCCGGAAAGCGCGCACCAATGAACTGCCACAGCGAGGCGAGAGTGCAGAGCAGGCACGACAAGCTGAATTTCAGGCAAGAAGGGATGCAATTCCCCGGTTGTTGGGAATGGGTTTGAGTGTCGAACAAGTGGCGGAGGCGTTAAGTTTATCCGTGGAGGAAGTGACGGATAATGCTGGCGGGTGAGATAGTGAGAGAGAATTGGGGAAAAGGGCGATCGGTCTTAATAGACTTCATCATGAGAACCCATTTTGAGCAATAAAATAGCTTCCTCCTCATCTTCTGGATCGGTCACAAACTCAAATAAAATCCGATGATCGTAATCTATTGAACACGACCAGATACCCGATAAATCTCCTGTCAGTTTTTGAGTTCGCAAGCTGGGGTTAAAGCAGTCTTCAGACAAAAGTTCAAGCGTAGCTTCAATTAAAAGGCGAAGCTGAGGATTTTTACAAACTAACTTTTTGAAAGTACGAATAGGTTTGGGAGTCCAACCAATTTTCATCAATCATCCAACTCCGCCATAAAATCGGCTACAGACCCAAATTTAACATTGCCCTCAGCATACTCTTGACGAACTTCTGCCACTTCCTTGAGTAATTCATTTCGTCGCTGTTGTCGCAGACGATTCTGAAGAATATCTAGAAGCATGGCTCGATCTTCTAATGATAAAACTTCTACAGCTTCAAGAGCTTGCTGGAATTGAGATGTTTGTGTCGTTTTACTCATATATAATTTTTAACTATTTAAAACCACGATATTTTTTATGGTTTTAACAGCATTTATCCCAGACTAGCATTTTTTACTTGTGATGTCGAGAATTCCCAAGATGAGTTTCACATTAATTAATCATTTTAGCAACTGTCTGCTTAACTTTTTCTAGTTCGGGAAGTTG of Oscillatoria nigro-viridis PCC 7112 contains these proteins:
- a CDS encoding type II toxin-antitoxin system RelE/ParE family toxin; the protein is MKIGWTPKPIRTFKKLVCKNPQLRLLIEATLELLSEDCFNPSLRTQKLTGDLSGIWSCSIDYDHRILFEFVTDPEDEEEAILLLKMGSHDEVY
- a CDS encoding response regulator transcription factor, which gives rise to MSDKFPHPPNPRLKMLIVEDGTACSIDLLYRQFRRKYQVFRAESGPAALEILAREGEVAVIICDEPTPQMSVTEFLRLTAVQYPDTSQIMLISYTEHFFEAIEAGQLCHYIPKPWNPEELNVFVSRLVDTYTLRKARTNELPQRGESAEQARQAEFQARRDAIPRLLGMGLSVEQVAEALSLSVEEVTDNAGG